In Glandiceps talaboti chromosome 4, keGlaTala1.1, whole genome shotgun sequence, a single window of DNA contains:
- the LOC144434490 gene encoding glutaredoxin-2, mitochondrial-like: protein MGDEVDMNSPEAIFIQNMIHDKCVVVFSKTYCMYSQLAKEVFDELQAKYEVVELDQRDDGETLQDILGKMTGENTVPRVFVKGKCIGGGTETDDLYRSGKLEPMLRECGAI from the exons ATGGGTGACGAAGTTGATATGAATTCTCCTGAAGCCATATTCATCCAAAACATGATACATGATAAGTGTGTAGTGGTCTTCTCTAAAACTTACTGTATGTATAGTCAGCTGGCTAAGGAAGTGTTTGATGAACTGCAAGCTAAGTATGAAGTGGTGGAACTTGATCAACGAGATGACGGTGAAACACTGCAGGATATATTGGGTAAAATGACAGGTGAAAACACT GTTCCAAGAGTGTTTGTCAAAGGGAAGTGCATAGGAGGAGGAACAGAAACAGATGATTTGTACAGATCAGGCAAATTAGAGCCAATGCTGAGAGAATGTGGAGCCATATAG